One region of Oncorhynchus mykiss isolate Arlee chromosome 8, USDA_OmykA_1.1, whole genome shotgun sequence genomic DNA includes:
- the LOC110530043 gene encoding profilin-2 isoform X3 produces the protein MSWQSYVDNLMADGSCQDSAIVGYTDAKYVWAAHAGGTFSNITPQEIDVLIGKDRTSFFTNGMALGSKKCSVIRDSLHSEGDWTMDIRTKSQGGEPTYNITVGKAGKVLVLVMGKEGVHGGGLNKKH, from the exons ATGTCTTGGCAAAGCTACGTGGATAACCTGATGGCCGACGGCAGCTGTCAGGATTCCGCCATTGTTGGGTATACGGACGCCAAATACGTTTGGGCAGCACATGCCGGTGGTACTTTTAGCAACATAACG CCTCAAGAAATTGATGTCCTCATTGGAAAGGACAGGACTAGCTTCTTCACCAACGGCATGGCCTTGGGTTCAAAGAAGTGCTCGGTCATCAGAGACAGCCTCCATAGTGAAGGGGACTGGACAATGGACATCAGGACAAAGAGTCAAGGAGGAGAGCCAACGTACAACATTACTGTAGGCAAAGCTGGCAAAG TCTTGGTTCTTGTAATGGGCAAAGAAGGGGTCCATGGAGGCGGATTGAATAAGAAG CATTAG
- the LOC110530043 gene encoding profilin-2 isoform X1, translating into MSWQSYVDNLMADGSCQDSAIVGYTDAKYVWAAHAGGTFSNITPQEIDVLIGKDRTSFFTNGMALGSKKCSVIRDSLHSEGDWTMDIRTKSQGGEPTYNITVGKAGKALVLVMGKEGVHGGQLNKQAFTMAEHLRKSGY; encoded by the exons ATGTCTTGGCAAAGCTACGTGGATAACCTGATGGCCGACGGCAGCTGTCAGGATTCCGCCATTGTTGGGTATACGGACGCCAAATACGTTTGGGCAGCACATGCCGGTGGTACTTTTAGCAACATAACG CCTCAAGAAATTGATGTCCTCATTGGAAAGGACAGGACTAGCTTCTTCACCAACGGCATGGCCTTGGGTTCAAAGAAGTGCTCGGTCATCAGAGACAGCCTCCATAGTGAAGGGGACTGGACAATGGACATCAGGACAAAGAGTCAAGGAGGAGAGCCAACGTACAACATTACTGTAGGCAAAGCTGGCAAAG CATTAGTTTTAGTCATGGGAAAGGAAGGGGTCCATGGCGGACAGCTCAACAAGCAAGCATTTACCATGGCTGAGCACCTGAGGAAGTCTGGATATTGA
- the LOC110530043 gene encoding profilin-2 isoform X2, with product MSWQSYVDNLMADGSCQDSAIVGYTDAKYVWAAHAGGTFSNITPQEIDVLIGKDRTSFFTNGMALGSKKCSVIRDSLHSEGDWTMDIRTKSQGGEPTYNITVGKAGKVLVLVMGKEGVHGGGLNKKAYSMAKYLRDSGF from the exons ATGTCTTGGCAAAGCTACGTGGATAACCTGATGGCCGACGGCAGCTGTCAGGATTCCGCCATTGTTGGGTATACGGACGCCAAATACGTTTGGGCAGCACATGCCGGTGGTACTTTTAGCAACATAACG CCTCAAGAAATTGATGTCCTCATTGGAAAGGACAGGACTAGCTTCTTCACCAACGGCATGGCCTTGGGTTCAAAGAAGTGCTCGGTCATCAGAGACAGCCTCCATAGTGAAGGGGACTGGACAATGGACATCAGGACAAAGAGTCAAGGAGGAGAGCCAACGTACAACATTACTGTAGGCAAAGCTGGCAAAG TCTTGGTTCTTGTAATGGGCAAAGAAGGGGTCCATGGAGGCGGATTGAATAAGAAGGCATACTCAATGGCAAAATACTTGAGGGATTCGGGGTTCTAG